GTACTCAAAGGAGGGCACGCCGTCGAACTCCGTAAACACCGGTGAGCGGGAATCGCGGGTTCGGATGGCGTACTTGTCCGCGCGCATGGCCAGCTCCACCACCACCTGCCTGCCGTCGTCGCCGCCGAACTGCACCCACATCAGCGACTCCTCGTCCGCCAGCGCGGCGGAAATGGTGCCGTCCACGGCTTCGCCCGTTGCCACCAGCGTCAGTCCGTCGGCCGCCGCCGCGGTGAGGAACGCCGTCGTTCCGTCGGTGGACCAGAGTCCAGGGACGAGGTCGACGGCGGCGGGTCGGCTTTCCAGCCACTGGAACGACGTGAGTGTCAGCCAGCCGTACTCGCTGGCCAGTGCCTTGTTGCGGTTGGTGCGGAACCGGTTCCAGCGTTCCAGTTGTGCGTCAGTAGCAGTGTTCATGGTTCCTCGTTCATTGGTCCGGGTCGCTCCGGGTCACTCCGGGTTGCCCAGGCTGGCGGTTATCAGCTGGGAGGCGGCCTCCCGGGCGGTGATGGCGGCTTCGGGGTCCCCGTCCAGCACGCCGCTGGCCAGGCCGCCGTCCAGAATCAGCGAGAGGCTTCGTGCCAACCGGTCCGGCCGTGCGGCGCCGGCCTCGGCGGCCAGCCCCTGCATCCACGCCAGCACGGCCTTCTTATGGGCAACGGTGCGATCATGAACCCGCGTTCCGGACGCTGACTCGGCGGCGGCGTTAATGAAGGCGCAGCCCCGGTAGCCGTCGCGGCGGCAGGCGGAAGCGAGGGCATCGAACAGCCCTGCAAGCTGCGCCGCAGGGTCCGGGCCCGCGGCCTCCGCTGCAGCGTGGAGCTGTCCCGTCCAGATGGCATCCACCTTGTCCAAGTAGGCGAGGATTAGTTCGTCCTTGGCGGGAAAATACTTGTAGAACGTGGCCTTGGAGATTCCGGATTCGGCGATGATGGTGTCGATGCCGGCAGCGCGCAGGCCGTGGGCGTAGAAGAGCCTGAAAGCGGTGGCCAGGATCTTCTCTTTGGCGGGTCCGGCCGGCGTTCGGACAGCCTGCTGTGCGGGTGCTGGCGTCGTCATGACTCTATGGTACACAGACCAGTCTGTCTGCGCCCCGCGCAAGTCGTCGGCTGGCCCGCAGGGATCCTTGCCGTAGACAGATCTGTCTGATAGCGTCTTCTTCACTGGTAGACGGACCTGTCTACCCGGGCGCCTCATGCACTGAGACGCAGCCGTAGAGACGCTTTTCGACCAGAATGAGGACGCCATGAAAATCGCTGTACTGGGAACCGGCACGGTCGGCAGGACCATGGCCGGGGCGCTGGCAGATCTTGGCCATGAAGTAACCATCGGTACCCGCGATCCGAAGGCCACGCTGGCACGCGCTGAGCCGGACGCCATGGGCGCACCGCCCTTCAGCCAGTGGCTGCCGGAGCATCCCCACGTCCACCTGGCTGCGTTCGCCGATGTCGCAGCAGGCGCCGAGTTGGTGGTCAACGCCACCGAAGGGGCCAGTTCCATCGCGGCCCTCACCGCTGCCGGCGCGGAGAACCTTGCCGGGAAGATCTTGGTGGACATCGCCAATCCGCTCGACTTCTCGCACGGTATGCCCCCGACCCTTAACCCGGTCAACACGGACAGTCTCGGGGAGCAGATCCAGCGGACTTTCCCCGAAGCCAAGGTGGTCAAGACCCTCAACACCATGAACGCGAGCCTGATGGTCGACCCCGGACGTGCCGCGGGAGGCGACCACTCCGTGTTCGTCTCGGGCAACGACGCCGCGGCTAAAGCCGAGGTGGCCACCCTCCTCAAGAGTCTTGGGCACCAGGACGTGATCGACCTGGGGGACATCACCACGGCGCGCGGCGCCGAGATGCTCCTGCCGGTCTGGATCCGGCTCTGGGGTGCACTGGGAACCGCGAACTTCAACTTCAAGATCGCACGCTAGGCCGGCGGGCCTCCCGATAAGGCCGGCGGCGGCCCCTACTAAAACAGGGGGCCGCCGCGGACGTCAAGGGCACGAACACTATCTGAGACAAATTCCCACCCCGCGAGAGTGCCGGGTAACATCCCATAGGAACACGTAACCCGGCTCACAGTATCCAGCGCAGTGTACGAGCCAAGTCCGAACCCTCGAAAGATAGTTTCCATGGCTGACACTGCAGTAAATCCAGGCGCTCATCTCGCGGCAGGCACTGATCCTGCCGGTTCCGATTCCAGCGCTGATCTCGCGTCCGAACTCCGGGCGGATGTCCGGCGCGTCTCCACGCTGCTGGGCGAATCGCTGGTCCGCCAGCACGGCCCGGAGCTCCTCGACCTCGTCGAGCAGGTCCGCCTGCTGACCAAGGAGTCCAAAGAGGCGGCCCGCGGAGGCGCGGACGCCACCGGCCCTTG
Above is a window of Arthrobacter sp. FB24 DNA encoding:
- a CDS encoding DUF1684 domain-containing protein — translated: MNTATDAQLERWNRFRTNRNKALASEYGWLTLTSFQWLESRPAAVDLVPGLWSTDGTTAFLTAAAADGLTLVATGEAVDGTISAALADEESLMWVQFGGDDGRQVVVELAMRADKYAIRTRDSRSPVFTEFDGVPSFEYRPDLVVDAEFRPYPEPVDVPIGTANPLVDGVHRTVGELVFRLPGKDHEFHLQAEEEKLGALTVTFHDETNGDSTDEWRKVSTARPRPDGSVVLDFNRAINYPSAFTPYGTCPMPVKNNSLDYRIEAGEKDPMIAG
- a CDS encoding TetR/AcrR family transcriptional regulator; amino-acid sequence: MTTPAPAQQAVRTPAGPAKEKILATAFRLFYAHGLRAAGIDTIIAESGISKATFYKYFPAKDELILAYLDKVDAIWTGQLHAAAEAAGPDPAAQLAGLFDALASACRRDGYRGCAFINAAAESASGTRVHDRTVAHKKAVLAWMQGLAAEAGAARPDRLARSLSLILDGGLASGVLDGDPEAAITAREAASQLITASLGNPE
- a CDS encoding NADPH-dependent F420 reductase, whose protein sequence is MKIAVLGTGTVGRTMAGALADLGHEVTIGTRDPKATLARAEPDAMGAPPFSQWLPEHPHVHLAAFADVAAGAELVVNATEGASSIAALTAAGAENLAGKILVDIANPLDFSHGMPPTLNPVNTDSLGEQIQRTFPEAKVVKTLNTMNASLMVDPGRAAGGDHSVFVSGNDAAAKAEVATLLKSLGHQDVIDLGDITTARGAEMLLPVWIRLWGALGTANFNFKIAR